One stretch of bacterium DNA includes these proteins:
- a CDS encoding bifunctional oligoribonuclease/PAP phosphatase NrnA, whose amino-acid sequence MDSDLGKVNELHEKMMTYGSQKILLVLRGAPDSDSISSALAHKAILNSWGIASTILHVEEVSHQENRALLKLLGIELELYHPGFPLEEYAAIALVDSQRPDIKLVDLLKGKPVASIVDHHDQFGSLRADFIDIRKNVGSTATIYAEYLQRLNLLETLEEESMSIATALMHGIRVDTNDLIMAQESDYLSMAYLRKYADAELLGKISQQNLSPATMDIIFQAYQRKTLYGNFLLAAAGVVRKEDRDAIPQAADFLLKRAGIDTVMVYGIVGEYIDCSLRTNSDVIQPEKFIQSTFPDVVIGEYGGRYDQGGFRLPLGIFKALASGDDKDALSMMVDRYIKKQVTTKFGVEKS is encoded by the coding sequence ATGGATAGTGATCTAGGGAAAGTTAATGAATTACATGAAAAGATGATGACTTATGGCAGTCAGAAAATTTTACTGGTGCTGCGGGGGGCTCCGGATTCGGATAGCATCTCTTCGGCTCTTGCTCATAAGGCCATCCTTAACTCCTGGGGTATCGCCTCCACTATTTTGCACGTTGAAGAGGTAAGTCACCAGGAAAACCGGGCCCTACTGAAACTGCTGGGTATTGAGCTGGAACTCTATCACCCTGGTTTTCCTTTGGAAGAGTATGCGGCGATAGCCCTGGTGGATTCCCAAAGGCCGGATATCAAGCTGGTTGACCTGCTGAAAGGCAAGCCGGTTGCCTCGATCGTCGATCACCACGATCAATTCGGGTCTTTACGGGCGGATTTCATCGATATCCGAAAGAACGTAGGCTCGACGGCCACGATATATGCCGAATATCTTCAGAGGCTGAATTTACTGGAGACTCTTGAGGAAGAAAGCATGTCTATTGCTACTGCATTGATGCATGGAATCCGGGTAGACACGAATGATCTTATTATGGCCCAGGAAAGTGATTATCTGTCCATGGCCTATCTTCGCAAGTATGCCGATGCGGAGCTTTTGGGAAAAATTTCCCAGCAAAATCTGTCCCCGGCGACCATGGATATCATATTCCAGGCTTATCAGCGGAAGACTCTGTACGGAAATTTTTTATTGGCTGCTGCAGGAGTGGTTCGGAAAGAAGACCGGGATGCCATTCCCCAGGCTGCTGACTTTCTGCTGAAACGGGCTGGAATCGATACGGTAATGGTCTATGGAATCGTTGGTGAGTATATCGATTGCTCTTTGCGGACGAACAGTGATGTGATTCAGCCGGAAAAGTTCATTCAAAGTACTTTTCCCGATGTGGTCATCGGAGAGTACGGGGGCAGGTATGATCAGGGCGGTTTTCGTCTTCCACTGGGGATTTTCAAAGCCCTGGCAAGCGGGGATGATAAAGATGCCCTGTCCATGATGGTGGATCGATATATTAAAAAACAAGTTACCACGAAGTTCGGTGTCGAAAAGAGCTGA
- a CDS encoding FAD-binding oxidoreductase, producing MESKEQIRQIYTLTATSDSPYLQDESHLAAGEAAAVYFPEREEDVSALLAQFHKTGTAVTVSGARTGVVGGAVPHGGVVLVLERMNRILGVKRCHKSGEWLVQAEPGVILRSLQGQVGSKNFEDIADREKFKDFQEDVTSYFYPPDPTEGTATLGGTVAANSSGARSLAYGSTRNYVQRLRVVLATGEIVDISRGEKRADKSGNIELRTIEGSQFLIPIPTYRMPEVKSAAGYFARPDMDPLDLFIGAEGTLGVITYLELRLLPKPANTFSGIAFFPDPSGAVRFAHKVRALRSDPSSKIHPIALEYFDEHSLFLLRQKRLSDGPGSPLPDFPLYAKSAIFFEQFYPEGELEVLYEHWQTALEEEGVIMDDTWGGFDERELEKMKNFRHALPDILNEIFRERKRHYPSIHKISADIAVPESSLDEMLNLYRTRIEEQGLEYVIFGHIGECHLHLNILPGTDEEMLRAQELSLEFATWAVSRGGTISAEHGIGKLKHRLLEKLYGSQGIQEMVRIKLILDPKGILNRGNVFPENFLPYPGEHP from the coding sequence ATGGAAAGTAAAGAGCAAATCAGACAGATTTATACTCTTACTGCAACTTCAGACTCTCCCTATCTGCAGGATGAGTCACATCTTGCGGCCGGTGAGGCAGCAGCAGTGTATTTTCCCGAACGGGAAGAGGATGTCAGCGCCCTTTTGGCTCAATTTCATAAAACGGGAACTGCAGTGACGGTATCCGGAGCGCGCACTGGAGTTGTTGGCGGTGCGGTACCGCACGGGGGTGTGGTTCTGGTCCTGGAAAGAATGAACCGGATACTGGGGGTAAAGAGGTGCCACAAAAGCGGAGAATGGCTGGTCCAGGCAGAGCCGGGTGTTATTCTCCGGTCTCTTCAAGGGCAGGTAGGGTCGAAAAATTTCGAAGACATCGCAGATAGGGAAAAATTCAAAGATTTTCAGGAAGATGTAACTTCTTACTTCTACCCTCCTGATCCGACCGAAGGCACAGCCACTCTGGGGGGCACGGTAGCCGCGAATTCATCCGGTGCCCGATCACTGGCTTATGGTTCAACCCGGAATTATGTTCAACGCTTGAGAGTGGTCCTGGCCACGGGAGAAATTGTGGATATATCGAGAGGTGAAAAGCGGGCTGACAAATCAGGTAACATCGAGCTTCGGACAATAGAGGGATCACAATTCCTGATTCCCATCCCGACCTACCGGATGCCGGAGGTAAAGAGTGCTGCCGGATACTTTGCCAGACCAGACATGGATCCGCTAGATCTTTTCATCGGCGCCGAGGGGACATTAGGGGTTATAACTTATCTTGAGCTCAGGCTTCTTCCCAAACCGGCCAATACGTTCAGCGGCATCGCCTTCTTCCCGGACCCATCCGGGGCTGTTCGATTCGCTCACAAAGTCCGGGCGCTGCGATCTGATCCGAGCAGCAAGATTCATCCAATAGCCCTGGAGTATTTCGACGAGCATTCCCTTTTCCTGCTGCGGCAAAAACGTCTTTCGGATGGCCCCGGCAGTCCGCTTCCTGACTTTCCTCTCTATGCCAAAAGCGCCATATTTTTTGAACAGTTCTACCCGGAAGGGGAACTGGAGGTCTTGTATGAGCACTGGCAGACAGCTCTGGAGGAAGAGGGAGTTATTATGGATGATACCTGGGGTGGATTCGATGAGCGGGAGCTGGAGAAGATGAAAAATTTTCGTCACGCTCTTCCCGACATTCTGAATGAAATTTTCAGAGAGCGCAAGCGGCACTATCCGAGCATCCATAAGATCAGTGCAGATATTGCCGTGCCGGAATCTTCTCTGGACGAGATGCTCAACCTCTACCGGACCCGGATTGAGGAGCAGGGACTTGAGTATGTTATCTTCGGGCACATAGGGGAGTGTCATCTCCACTTGAATATCCTGCCAGGGACCGATGAGGAAATGCTTCGGGCACAGGAATTAAGCCTTGAATTTGCCACCTGGGCTGTCTCTCGCGGAGGAACAATATCGGCGGAACACGGTATCGGAAAGCTGAAGCACCGCCTTCTTGAAAAACTCTATGGCTCACAGGGGATACAGGAAATGGTCCGAATCAAGCTCATCCTTGATCCCAAGGGAATATTGAACCGGGGAAATGTTTTTCCAGAAAATTTCCTGCCGTATCCTGGTGAGCACCCATGA
- a CDS encoding peptidase U32 family protein produces the protein MNKVELLAPAGDLEKLEFALHYGADAVYMGGENFSLRQRAGNFTIDQLRQARDITGSYGAKMYVAVNIFAHNDDIRNIPGYLSSLNQLKVDGLIISDPGIFQYAQEYAPSIPITISTQANTCNWRAARFWQDLGARKICLARELTLRDIKEIRQKTSLELEVFVHGSMCVAYSGRCLLSSYFLHRHGNRGDCAQPCRWKYNLVGENHEEDPLGIEEDSRGTYLLSSRDICMIEHLPELIDAGINSLKIEGRMRSLSYLSVVTRVYREALDTYYSSPHAYQFREAWLRELIKVSQRGYTTGFYFNSNPRHTQYYSAPECSSSSHTAGLVCEGIGRYKAAIKVCSKICREDMIEIFRNTSQVSTGRVVALWNHEHEMVDTLHPGVMGVLEANIPLYRFDLIRKNAGKG, from the coding sequence ATGAATAAGGTAGAGTTACTGGCACCTGCCGGAGATTTGGAAAAACTGGAATTTGCTCTTCATTACGGGGCGGATGCCGTGTATATGGGTGGAGAAAATTTCAGCCTGCGCCAGCGGGCAGGGAATTTTACCATTGACCAGCTTCGCCAGGCAAGAGATATAACGGGAAGTTATGGAGCAAAGATGTACGTTGCAGTCAATATTTTTGCCCATAACGACGATATCCGAAACATACCTGGCTACTTGAGCAGCCTAAACCAGCTCAAGGTGGATGGCCTGATAATTTCCGATCCCGGTATTTTTCAGTATGCACAAGAATATGCCCCCAGTATACCCATTACTATCAGCACTCAGGCCAATACCTGCAATTGGAGAGCTGCCCGGTTCTGGCAGGATCTCGGAGCCAGGAAAATCTGTCTGGCGCGCGAGCTTACTCTGCGGGACATTAAAGAGATCAGACAAAAAACCTCTCTGGAGCTCGAAGTTTTTGTCCACGGATCGATGTGTGTCGCTTATTCCGGAAGATGTCTTTTAAGCAGCTATTTTCTCCACCGGCACGGTAACCGGGGTGATTGTGCCCAGCCCTGCCGCTGGAAATATAATCTTGTCGGAGAGAATCACGAGGAGGACCCCCTTGGTATTGAGGAAGATAGTCGCGGGACCTATCTTCTCAGCTCCAGGGATATTTGTATGATCGAGCATCTTCCGGAACTGATTGATGCCGGGATAAATTCGTTGAAAATAGAGGGCAGGATGAGGAGCTTATCGTATCTTTCGGTAGTCACCAGGGTATACCGGGAGGCCCTCGATACTTACTATTCCAGCCCGCATGCCTACCAGTTCCGGGAAGCCTGGCTGCGGGAATTGATCAAGGTAAGCCAGCGGGGATATACGACGGGATTTTACTTTAATTCCAATCCTCGGCACACTCAGTATTACTCCGCCCCTGAATGTTCTTCATCCAGCCACACAGCAGGGCTGGTATGCGAGGGTATCGGAAGGTACAAGGCCGCAATCAAGGTTTGCAGCAAAATTTGCCGTGAAGATATGATCGAGATATTCCGAAACACATCACAGGTCAGCACAGGCCGGGTAGTTGCACTCTGGAATCATGAGCACGAAATGGTAGACACTCTGCATCCGGGAGTCATGGGCGTACTTGAGGCGAATATACCGCTGTATCGGTTTGATCTGATCAGGAAAAATGCCGGGAAAGGGTAA
- a CDS encoding ParB/RepB/Spo0J family partition protein, whose amino-acid sequence MSKKALGKGLGALITNVDYDTRGEILEIPIDRVFPNPAQPRKYFDEEKLAGLASSIREKGVIQPIFVRKSEEGYVIVAGERRWRAAQKAGLLRIPVIVKELTEQEELELALIENLQREDLNSIEEGESYQRLIEVFNYTQDHLASILGKDKSTVSNTIRLLKLEEPIKDHIRSGRLTMGHGRALLSVPDSQDRLKLSTKIIEKELSVRQVESLVKKYGAPPKKPNQKDEDRLFLQSIEEELKSLLGTQVKIKDRRGRGKIEIAYSSPQELERIIDLMKAIQ is encoded by the coding sequence ATGTCGAAAAAGGCCTTGGGTAAGGGACTGGGTGCTCTGATCACCAATGTGGATTACGATACCCGCGGTGAGATTCTGGAAATTCCGATCGATCGTGTCTTCCCAAATCCTGCCCAGCCAAGAAAATATTTCGATGAGGAGAAGTTAGCCGGTTTAGCCTCATCGATCAGGGAAAAAGGTGTCATTCAGCCAATATTCGTCCGCAAGAGCGAGGAAGGCTATGTAATCGTGGCCGGTGAAAGAAGGTGGCGGGCCGCCCAGAAGGCAGGCCTTTTACGGATACCGGTCATTGTCAAAGAGCTCACCGAGCAGGAAGAGCTGGAGCTGGCTTTAATCGAGAACCTGCAGCGGGAGGACCTTAACTCCATCGAAGAGGGCGAATCCTATCAGCGGCTGATCGAAGTGTTTAACTATACCCAGGATCATCTGGCCAGTATCCTGGGCAAGGATAAATCGACCGTTTCAAATACCATCAGACTGCTTAAGCTGGAAGAGCCGATCAAGGACCATATCCGGTCAGGCCGTCTGACCATGGGTCATGGCCGCGCGTTACTCAGTGTACCGGACTCTCAGGACCGGCTGAAGCTGAGCACAAAAATTATCGAGAAAGAATTATCGGTTCGCCAGGTCGAGAGTCTGGTTAAAAAGTACGGAGCACCACCAAAGAAGCCTAATCAAAAGGATGAGGACAGGCTGTTTTTGCAATCGATCGAGGAGGAGCTGAAGTCCCTTTTGGGAACCCAGGTTAAAATCAAGGACAGGAGAGGCAGAGGGAAAATAGAGATTGCCTATTCCTCTCCGCAGGAGCTGGAGCGGATCATCGACCTGATGAAGGCAATACAGTAA
- a CDS encoding AAA family ATPase, whose amino-acid sequence MGKVIAVANQKGGVGKTTTAVNLSACLAIAEKKTLLIDIDPQANTCSGVGYEDKDSERSIYQAIINKEKIENILWPTKIKGLDLVPSNIQLIGAEIELTTVYSREYRLKHAVEEIRSRYDFIIIDCPPSLGLLTVNALSAADSVIIPLQCEYYALEGISQLMNTIRLIKRDLNTTLQIEGVVLTMFDQRTNIAHQVAKEVQDHFSDKVFKSVIPRNVALSEAPSHGQPIILYEIRSSGAQAYLQLAKEVIDHVEKGLG is encoded by the coding sequence ATGGGAAAGGTAATTGCAGTGGCCAATCAGAAAGGGGGAGTGGGGAAAACAACGACGGCCGTAAACTTATCCGCCTGCCTGGCAATAGCTGAGAAAAAAACGCTCCTGATCGATATCGATCCCCAGGCAAATACCTGCAGCGGCGTAGGCTATGAAGATAAGGATAGTGAAAGAAGTATTTACCAGGCCATTATTAACAAAGAGAAAATAGAAAATATCCTCTGGCCGACGAAAATCAAAGGACTGGATCTGGTTCCATCCAACATTCAGTTGATTGGTGCGGAGATAGAGCTGACAACCGTTTATTCACGTGAATACCGCCTGAAGCATGCGGTGGAAGAAATCCGGTCCCGATACGATTTTATCATTATCGACTGCCCCCCCTCCCTGGGACTTTTAACTGTCAATGCACTGTCGGCTGCCGATTCGGTTATCATTCCTCTTCAATGTGAGTATTATGCACTTGAAGGAATAAGCCAGCTTATGAATACGATCAGGCTGATCAAGCGGGACCTGAACACTACCTTGCAGATCGAAGGTGTTGTGCTGACCATGTTCGATCAGAGAACCAACATCGCTCACCAGGTAGCCAAAGAGGTACAGGATCATTTTTCCGATAAGGTTTTCAAGTCGGTAATCCCGCGAAACGTAGCCTTAAGCGAAGCTCCGAGTCATGGACAGCCTATTATCCTCTATGAAATCCGCTCATCAGGTGCGCAGGCTTATCTGCAATTGGCAAAAGAGGTGATTGACCATGTCGAAAAAGGCCTTGGGTAA
- the mnmE gene encoding tRNA uridine-5-carboxymethylaminomethyl(34) synthesis GTPase MnmE: MNDTIAAVATSAGQSAVGIIKISGSLALEIARKLYRGRNNKDIACAPSHTLHYGFIIDPGSGKKIDEVLVAVMRAPRTYTREDVVEINCHGGRAVLYKTLELVLQAGARLADPGEFTKRAFLNGRIDLPQAEAVIDLITVQSEAGLHLLVNTLEGNTFKPLSALHQEVEDWQARIEAELNFPEDLSWSISPQELLARVDRWTELIDTYLKSSEAARFLVEGMKLVITGKTNVGKSSLMNRILKKDRSIITSIPGTTTDVIEDFLYLNGILIRIMDTAGFGWSADEIEREGVRRSQKNISQADLAMLVLDGSQPLDEHDLTVMEHIRQCRKNLLVVVNKSDLGIRIDTNSLIEFFGQSHPVISVCALTGEGVDAITKTISDLYLTDQPGNLSLAINLRQKGILTEVQQSLTAVEELLQTRQPDDQLAEEFRTLSRLFRQLKGELWSEDLIDQIFEKFCIGK, translated from the coding sequence ATGAATGACACTATTGCTGCCGTTGCCACTTCCGCTGGTCAAAGCGCGGTTGGGATCATTAAAATAAGCGGGTCTTTGGCTCTCGAAATAGCTCGAAAATTATACCGGGGCCGGAACAATAAAGATATTGCCTGCGCTCCATCTCATACTCTTCATTACGGATTTATTATTGATCCGGGCAGCGGGAAAAAAATCGATGAAGTCCTGGTTGCAGTCATGCGCGCACCCCGCACCTATACCCGGGAAGATGTTGTTGAGATTAATTGTCATGGGGGAAGAGCAGTCCTCTATAAAACTCTGGAGCTGGTTCTGCAGGCAGGGGCTCGCCTGGCTGATCCCGGCGAATTTACCAAAAGGGCTTTTCTCAATGGCCGGATCGATTTGCCGCAGGCCGAAGCCGTTATCGACCTCATTACTGTCCAGAGTGAAGCGGGTCTTCATCTTCTGGTCAACACCCTGGAAGGAAATACCTTCAAGCCTCTTTCTGCTCTGCACCAGGAAGTAGAAGACTGGCAGGCGAGAATCGAAGCTGAGCTGAATTTTCCGGAGGACCTCTCCTGGAGCATTTCGCCACAGGAATTGCTCGCTCGAGTCGATCGGTGGACTGAGCTTATCGACACCTACCTGAAAAGCTCCGAAGCTGCCAGGTTTCTGGTCGAAGGAATGAAGCTGGTTATTACGGGAAAGACCAACGTTGGAAAATCATCCCTGATGAACCGGATTCTGAAAAAGGATCGGTCCATAATTACCAGCATCCCCGGTACGACTACCGATGTAATCGAAGACTTTCTTTATCTGAACGGGATTTTAATCAGGATCATGGATACGGCAGGATTTGGCTGGTCAGCCGACGAAATCGAACGGGAAGGTGTCCGGCGCTCGCAGAAAAATATTTCCCAGGCAGACCTGGCCATGCTGGTTCTGGATGGCTCGCAACCTCTCGATGAGCATGACCTTACGGTTATGGAACATATCAGGCAATGCCGGAAAAACCTTCTGGTCGTAGTGAATAAGTCGGACCTGGGCATCCGGATAGATACAAATTCCCTGATTGAATTTTTCGGGCAATCCCATCCCGTTATATCGGTTTGCGCTTTGACAGGGGAGGGCGTCGATGCTATAACCAAAACCATCTCTGACCTTTATCTTACTGATCAGCCGGGAAATTTGAGCCTGGCCATCAACCTGCGGCAAAAGGGCATCTTAACTGAGGTTCAGCAATCTCTCACCGCAGTGGAAGAGTTGCTTCAAACCAGACAGCCTGACGATCAACTCGCGGAAGAATTTCGGACCCTGTCTCGGCTTTTCAGGCAACTGAAAGGAGAGCTGTGGTCGGAAGACCTCATAGATCAAATCTTTGAAAAATTTTGTATTGGGAAATAA
- the yidC gene encoding membrane protein insertase YidC yields MEDRTILAVILSLIVVLVYYRFFAPQAPQAPVNPPTQEENLNRKNQKDKIPSSDMIPDGRDTSLGQEITQLLEAQKNEKPRDIIIETEKYQACISTDGARITSWKLKDYRLSQDYENIPWNGSFWKRVASSYKSYFASLFRSSEDSREKDNIDLFQLSKTGEGYGLQIVSGERLPGKGEKPAGDYYSGVYRTDAQNIVLNPRHPKETVKLTYITANGFQVDKLLTFSYDSYQVDMEVLSTNLKESESTLDYSLLLGPGLGNAFQKGAHKFEGPVTWLNGKKIKDKPGKNAGDVQHQGNISWTAMTSNYFMAALIPQSEESTVSVYRPSINSKENIDLNKATTISLHYPAKKIAARSSQKDLYRFYFGPKDYEILKSLGINLEQALDYGVFSFLAKPLMWLLNWFYRLIPNYGIAIILLTLLIKIVFWPLTDKSFRSMKEMQELQPKLTSLREKYKSDPKKLNEELMNMYKQKGINPMGGCLPLLLQIPVFFALYEGLMVSIELRGAPFILWIKDLSIMDPLLITPLLMGLTMYIQQKMTPMSGDATQMKMMTMMPLIFTVFFLGFPSGLVIYWLLNNVLTIGQHYLILKKMGA; encoded by the coding sequence ATGGAAGATAGAACCATTTTGGCGGTTATATTATCTTTAATTGTTGTACTGGTTTATTACCGATTCTTTGCACCACAGGCGCCACAGGCACCGGTCAATCCTCCAACTCAGGAGGAGAATCTCAACCGGAAAAATCAGAAGGATAAAATTCCTTCATCAGACATGATACCTGATGGCAGAGATACATCTCTCGGACAGGAGATAACTCAGCTTCTCGAAGCACAAAAGAATGAGAAACCCAGAGATATTATTATCGAGACGGAAAAATATCAGGCCTGCATCAGCACTGATGGAGCCAGAATCACGAGCTGGAAGCTGAAAGACTACCGGTTAAGCCAGGATTATGAAAATATCCCCTGGAATGGCAGCTTTTGGAAAAGGGTGGCAAGCTCATATAAAAGCTACTTTGCCAGTCTTTTTCGATCTTCAGAGGATAGCAGGGAAAAGGATAACATAGATTTATTTCAACTATCGAAAACTGGCGAGGGATATGGCTTACAAATCGTTTCCGGCGAACGCCTTCCGGGAAAAGGGGAAAAACCCGCAGGTGATTACTATAGCGGTGTTTATCGGACTGATGCTCAAAATATCGTATTAAACCCCCGGCATCCAAAAGAGACCGTAAAGCTGACCTATATTACAGCCAATGGTTTTCAGGTTGATAAACTTCTTACTTTTTCTTATGACAGCTATCAGGTTGATATGGAGGTTTTGAGCACAAATCTGAAGGAGAGCGAGAGTACGCTTGACTATAGCCTGCTCCTGGGTCCCGGTCTGGGGAACGCCTTTCAGAAGGGGGCGCACAAATTTGAAGGACCGGTTACCTGGCTTAATGGAAAAAAAATCAAAGACAAACCGGGGAAAAATGCCGGGGATGTTCAACATCAGGGAAACATTTCATGGACAGCCATGACCAGTAATTATTTTATGGCCGCACTCATTCCCCAGAGTGAAGAATCAACAGTTTCAGTATATAGGCCTTCAATTAACAGTAAAGAAAATATCGACTTAAATAAGGCGACCACGATAAGCCTTCATTACCCGGCCAAAAAAATTGCAGCCAGGTCCAGCCAAAAAGACCTGTACAGGTTTTACTTCGGACCGAAAGACTATGAAATTTTAAAGAGCCTGGGTATTAATCTTGAGCAAGCCCTGGATTACGGAGTTTTCAGTTTTCTGGCCAAACCACTTATGTGGCTGCTGAACTGGTTTTATCGGCTGATACCCAATTACGGGATAGCTATTATCCTGCTTACCCTGCTGATAAAAATAGTTTTTTGGCCGTTGACGGATAAAAGTTTTCGCTCGATGAAAGAGATGCAGGAGCTGCAGCCAAAACTGACCTCGCTCAGGGAAAAGTATAAAAGCGACCCCAAAAAGCTCAATGAAGAGCTTATGAACATGTATAAACAAAAAGGCATTAATCCCATGGGTGGCTGTCTGCCACTTTTACTCCAGATACCGGTATTTTTTGCCTTATATGAAGGATTGATGGTATCCATTGAGTTGCGGGGAGCGCCTTTCATCTTGTGGATTAAAGACCTTTCGATCATGGATCCTCTGTTGATCACTCCTCTTTTGATGGGGCTGACCATGTATATTCAGCAAAAAATGACCCCGATGAGCGGCGATGCCACCCAGATGAAAATGATGACCATGATGCCGCTGATATTTACCGTGTTTTTTCTCGGCTTCCCCTCGGGACTGGTTATTTACTGGCTGCTGAACAATGTCCTTACCATCGGACAGCATTACCTGATTCTCAAGAAAATGGGAGCCTGA
- the yidD gene encoding membrane protein insertion efficiency factor YidD: MYPFFLRAYQYLISPFFPPSCRFYPSCSQYAVESIQKYGLWIGLGKSVSRVLRCNPWNKGGYDPVFRD; encoded by the coding sequence ATTTATCCTTTTTTTTTACGTGCTTATCAGTATTTGATTTCTCCTTTTTTTCCTCCCTCATGTCGCTTTTATCCATCATGTTCTCAGTATGCTGTGGAATCTATTCAGAAATACGGCTTATGGATCGGTTTGGGCAAGTCTGTAAGCAGAGTCTTACGATGCAATCCCTGGAATAAGGGTGGATATGACCCTGTTTTCAGAGATTGA
- the rnpA gene encoding ribonuclease P protein component — protein sequence MDKQEKKFPLKRENRLRERKDFERLFSTGRKVENKYFKIIYTDNNQGVARVAVVLKRKFGHAVIRNKIRRRIKEIYRLNMDHFSPNMDYVIFPREIVKHISFLELKDNLLPLVEKCISMK from the coding sequence GTGGATAAGCAGGAAAAGAAATTTCCTTTAAAAAGGGAAAATAGACTTCGGGAGAGAAAAGATTTTGAACGCCTTTTTTCCACAGGCAGGAAGGTTGAAAATAAATACTTCAAAATTATTTATACTGACAATAACCAGGGGGTTGCCAGAGTAGCTGTCGTCTTAAAAAGAAAGTTTGGCCATGCAGTCATACGAAATAAGATAAGACGAAGAATAAAAGAAATTTATCGGCTGAATATGGACCATTTTTCTCCCAATATGGATTATGTCATTTTTCCCAGAGAGATAGTCAAACATATCTCTTTCCTTGAGCTGAAAGACAACCTCCTGCCTTTAGTGGAAAAATGTATCAGTATGAAGTGA
- the rpmH gene encoding 50S ribosomal protein L34, with protein sequence MKRTYQPKRKKRLRKHGFLRRMSTRSGRKIINNRRRKGKKRLTVSG encoded by the coding sequence ATGAAAAGGACATATCAGCCCAAGAGAAAGAAAAGATTAAGAAAACATGGATTCTTACGAAGGATGAGTACCCGGTCGGGAAGAAAGATTATTAACAACAGAAGAAGAAAAGGAAAAAAGAGATTAACCGTTAGTGGATAA